One genomic window of Candidatus Kuenenia stuttgartiensis includes the following:
- the hisD gene encoding histidinol dehydrogenase: MRILKTWECDASLEIEKIKQGLDPLNSSSDIRTTVLKIIQDVKKNGDKAIAAYGKRFDKAPLSPEQFRVKEEEIEDAYKYVTGKFIKAIRLAIKNIQTYQNHIRIQNVKPLRSKGVILDTIYTPIDSAGIYVPGGAASYPSTVLMNAIPAQVAGVEKIVMVSPPKEDGNIPPERLVAAKEAGVSEIYKIGGVQAIAALAFGTKTIPSVDKIVGPGNVFVTLAKKEIFGYAGIDMLAGPSEVLIIADNHANPSYIASDLLSQAEHTPGISLLVTSSKLLAKQVLAEITLQIKTLSRSAGTNECLSKYGVIFITKNMNECIALSNAIAPEHLQIMTQNPKAVLSGIKHAGAVFVGDYTPVALGDYIAGPSHVLPTGGTARFSSGLSVNDFIKRTSVITYSQSALRSVQQDVSEISASEGLDAHAKSVKIRLDSGRKKPSVR; this comes from the coding sequence ATGCGGATACTTAAAACATGGGAATGCGATGCAAGCCTGGAGATTGAAAAAATCAAACAAGGCTTAGACCCTTTAAACAGTTCTTCAGACATCAGAACAACCGTACTCAAAATCATTCAGGATGTAAAAAAAAATGGCGACAAGGCCATTGCCGCATATGGCAAACGTTTTGACAAGGCACCTCTTTCGCCGGAACAATTCAGGGTAAAAGAAGAGGAAATTGAAGACGCTTATAAATATGTAACCGGTAAATTTATAAAGGCAATACGCCTTGCAATAAAAAATATTCAAACATATCAGAACCATATTCGCATTCAAAACGTAAAACCGCTAAGGTCTAAAGGGGTGATTCTTGACACAATCTATACCCCAATAGACAGCGCAGGGATATATGTCCCCGGGGGGGCGGCTTCGTACCCCTCTACCGTATTGATGAACGCTATTCCCGCCCAGGTTGCCGGAGTGGAGAAAATAGTCATGGTCTCTCCCCCAAAGGAAGACGGAAACATTCCTCCGGAGAGATTGGTGGCGGCAAAAGAGGCAGGCGTTAGTGAGATATACAAAATCGGCGGTGTTCAGGCAATTGCTGCGCTCGCTTTTGGAACGAAAACCATTCCAAGTGTGGACAAAATCGTAGGCCCTGGAAATGTGTTTGTGACGCTTGCCAAAAAAGAAATTTTCGGATATGCGGGAATAGACATGCTTGCCGGCCCGAGCGAGGTGTTAATTATTGCCGATAACCATGCAAACCCATCATATATCGCTTCTGATTTGCTTTCTCAGGCGGAACATACTCCGGGTATTTCTCTTTTAGTCACTTCTTCAAAATTGTTGGCAAAGCAAGTTTTAGCAGAAATAACCCTGCAGATAAAAACACTCAGCCGTTCCGCCGGCACAAATGAATGCCTCAGCAAATATGGAGTAATTTTTATCACAAAAAATATGAACGAATGCATAGCGCTCTCCAATGCCATTGCTCCAGAGCATTTGCAGATTATGACGCAGAATCCAAAAGCCGTGTTATCAGGCATTAAACACGCCGGCGCGGTATTTGTGGGAGATTACACCCCTGTGGCTCTGGGAGATTATATCGCCGGACCATCCCATGTGCTCCCTACCGGAGGCACTGCGCGTTTTTCATCCGGTTTATCGGTAAATGATTTCATTAAGAGGACAAGTGTTATCACCTATTCACAATCAGCGCTGAGGAGCGTACAGCAGGATGTGTCTGAAATTTCAGCATCTGAGGGACTTGATGCGCATGCAAAATCGGTTAAAATCAGATTGGATTCAGGCAGGAAAAAGCCGTCCGTGCGTTGA
- a CDS encoding lysophospholipid acyltransferase family protein produces MKNLKFYITGILGCFLVRILLFTLRIEHEPGGSLEKVKKSLNIYAIWHCTLLCLAYIGRNANIQVLVSQHSDGEYIAGVIKRLGFGVIRGSTTRGGARAVKALVDKTKAGYSIAITPDGPRGPRCVVQSGCIYLGKKTGVPILPVTVGMSNYWKLPSWDEFRIPKPFSRVLILYGKPLFIPPQLNDEEMEAYRLLLERTMCEMMKKADLLAQQK; encoded by the coding sequence ATGAAAAATCTAAAGTTCTACATTACAGGGATACTTGGCTGTTTTTTAGTCAGGATATTGCTGTTTACCCTGCGAATAGAACACGAACCAGGGGGAAGTCTGGAAAAGGTAAAAAAGTCATTAAATATTTATGCTATATGGCACTGTACGCTGCTTTGCCTTGCCTATATTGGCCGCAATGCAAATATACAAGTACTTGTCAGCCAGCATTCTGATGGTGAATACATTGCAGGGGTAATTAAACGGCTTGGTTTCGGCGTTATCAGAGGCTCTACCACCCGTGGAGGCGCCAGGGCGGTAAAGGCGTTAGTGGATAAAACAAAGGCAGGGTATTCAATTGCAATTACACCTGACGGGCCCAGAGGGCCGCGATGCGTGGTGCAATCAGGGTGTATATACCTTGGCAAAAAAACAGGCGTACCCATTCTCCCTGTTACAGTCGGAATGTCAAATTACTGGAAACTTCCAAGTTGGGACGAATTTCGCATACCAAAGCCGTTTTCCCGTGTGTTAATACTCTATGGCAAACCCTTGTTTATCCCCCCACAACTTAACGATGAAGAAATGGAAGCATACCGTCTATTGCTGGAAAGAACCATGTGCGAAATGATGAAAAAAGCAGATTTACTGGCACAACAAAAATAA
- the hisC gene encoding histidinol-phosphate transaminase: MSYFKEHIEKMTGYIPGEQPRDGVYTKLNTNENPYPPSQHVLEAIRNSLNETLRLYPDPVAMAARLKIAEVLKTKPERVMAGNGSDDLLSIIVRSFAGPGDKIVFPYPSYMLYKTLSELQNGAACMIDFTEDYILPEDFIVKGAKVSFIANPNSPSGTMISPREISRLASEIDGVLVIDEAYADFSDENCLPLVERHDNVLLLRTLSKSYSLAGIRFGFCVAQESLIQGMMKVKDSYNVDRLGIVAAVAAMEDQKTMMEHVEKIIKTREYLTKALQGMGFFIYPSHANFVLARCMKGVSAQNLYNELKKRKILVRYFNIRRLDDCLRITIGTQEEIDLLIKNLKDLLIAGAGNIH, translated from the coding sequence TTGAGTTATTTTAAAGAACATATTGAAAAAATGACCGGTTATATACCGGGTGAACAACCAAGGGATGGTGTTTACACAAAGCTAAATACAAATGAAAATCCCTATCCGCCGTCACAGCATGTTTTGGAAGCAATACGTAATTCATTAAACGAAACGCTTCGTTTGTATCCTGACCCGGTCGCAATGGCGGCACGATTAAAAATTGCGGAAGTACTTAAAACAAAACCGGAACGTGTCATGGCCGGGAATGGGTCGGACGATCTTCTTTCTATAATAGTTCGCAGTTTTGCAGGGCCTGGTGATAAAATAGTTTTTCCCTACCCTTCCTATATGCTCTATAAAACCCTTTCTGAATTACAAAACGGCGCTGCATGTATGATTGATTTTACGGAAGATTATATCCTCCCTGAAGATTTCATCGTAAAAGGGGCAAAAGTTTCTTTTATCGCAAATCCCAATTCGCCTTCGGGCACAATGATTTCTCCCCGGGAAATATCAAGACTGGCGTCTGAAATTGATGGAGTGCTTGTTATTGATGAAGCATATGCGGATTTCTCCGACGAGAACTGCTTGCCATTGGTAGAAAGGCATGATAATGTACTCCTTTTGCGTACACTCTCAAAATCGTATTCACTTGCAGGCATTCGGTTTGGTTTTTGCGTAGCGCAAGAATCTCTTATACAAGGGATGATGAAGGTAAAAGATTCATATAATGTTGACCGGTTAGGCATAGTAGCCGCAGTGGCAGCTATGGAAGATCAAAAGACCATGATGGAGCATGTCGAGAAAATCATAAAAACAAGAGAGTACCTTACAAAGGCATTGCAGGGAATGGGTTTTTTCATTTATCCATCTCATGCCAATTTTGTTTTAGCCAGATGTATGAAGGGGGTTTCTGCACAGAATTTATATAATGAATTAAAAAAACGGAAGATTTTGGTAAGATACTTTAACATAAGACGGCTTGATGATTGCCTGCGCATTACGATAGGAACGCAGGAAGAAATTGACCTCTTAATAAAAAATCTAAAAGACCTGCTAATTGCCGGAGCAGGAAACATACATTAA
- a CDS encoding DUF2851 family protein — protein sequence MLDIESFSTENFSTAYRNIVAMCSAAARHENISFILEGTEKLIKEELVRCIWFGQHIEKKNLRTDDGLRLEILSPGWWNNEEGPDFKHAEFFLEGKGLIRGSVEIHVFASDWIHHKHENQKTYDAVCLHVVMWNDLKGRCVKNFSGKVIPQITLSLYLEAELDEIIETIDVGSYIGNKQVIPGYCNLEMRKQKITQQWIGGFLDYAGDERILQKAKKYEKWIENKPFERVLYEAIMESLGYKNNKKPFLMLASLVTAETIQSFVPEYTPAQEKKIIAQSLLLGMAGLLPLNEEETKRFDDETIQYFDRIFSTWQGIKPKIHQTPLTRESWSYTGIRPANFPDRRIVAIANILSEHLDNGLFRYILRIFQKRDDTKKNTRGFKSFVNEFLSPFLETHDAYWSYRYTPGGKKLNKPQKLLGKERTSNIFVNVIIPVMLVYARKHNDKALEERLHYIYRNYTPHPSTSVTKFMGTRIFGTSMVSNKVIHSARRQQGLYQLFKDFCENDTISCNKCALYAAMNKE from the coding sequence ATGTTGGATATTGAATCGTTTTCCACAGAAAATTTTTCGACGGCTTACCGTAATATAGTTGCCATGTGCAGCGCTGCCGCACGTCATGAAAACATCTCTTTCATACTGGAAGGCACAGAAAAATTAATAAAGGAAGAACTTGTCCGGTGTATCTGGTTCGGACAGCACATTGAAAAGAAAAATTTGCGCACGGACGATGGCCTCCGCCTGGAAATCCTTTCTCCGGGATGGTGGAACAATGAAGAAGGGCCTGATTTCAAGCACGCGGAGTTTTTTCTGGAGGGAAAGGGGTTAATAAGAGGCAGTGTCGAAATCCATGTATTTGCCTCCGACTGGATACATCACAAACATGAAAACCAAAAAACCTACGATGCCGTATGCCTGCACGTGGTTATGTGGAATGATCTGAAGGGGAGATGCGTCAAAAACTTCTCCGGAAAAGTAATCCCACAAATAACATTATCACTCTATCTGGAGGCAGAACTTGATGAGATAATCGAAACCATTGATGTTGGCTCTTACATCGGCAACAAACAGGTTATCCCGGGATATTGCAATCTGGAGATGCGAAAACAAAAAATAACACAACAATGGATCGGGGGTTTTCTTGATTACGCAGGAGATGAACGCATCCTTCAAAAGGCAAAAAAATATGAAAAATGGATTGAAAACAAACCTTTCGAACGGGTTCTTTATGAAGCAATAATGGAATCGCTGGGATACAAAAACAATAAAAAACCTTTTCTGATGCTGGCCTCACTCGTTACCGCAGAAACGATTCAATCTTTTGTGCCGGAATATACTCCTGCTCAGGAGAAAAAAATCATAGCCCAGTCCCTGTTGCTGGGTATGGCAGGATTATTACCCCTGAATGAGGAGGAGACAAAAAGATTTGATGATGAAACCATACAGTATTTTGACCGTATTTTCTCAACATGGCAGGGCATAAAACCAAAGATACATCAGACGCCCCTGACCAGGGAAAGCTGGTCGTATACAGGGATCAGGCCTGCAAATTTTCCCGACAGGAGAATTGTTGCCATTGCCAACATCCTATCAGAACACCTTGACAATGGCCTCTTCCGGTATATATTGCGTATCTTCCAAAAAAGAGATGATACGAAAAAAAACACGCGGGGATTTAAATCATTCGTCAATGAATTCCTCTCTCCCTTTCTGGAAACCCATGACGCATATTGGTCGTATCGTTACACCCCCGGTGGCAAGAAGCTGAACAAACCGCAAAAACTCCTTGGAAAAGAAAGGACATCAAACATTTTTGTTAATGTGATCATCCCGGTCATGCTCGTATACGCAAGAAAGCATAACGACAAGGCATTAGAAGAAAGATTGCACTACATTTACAGAAACTACACACCTCATCCTTCCACCAGCGTTACAAAATTTATGGGTACTCGTATATTTGGAACATCAATGGTTTCAAATAAAGTGATACATTCCGCAAGAAGACAGCAAGGGCTTTATCAGCTATTTAAGGACTTTTGTGAAAACGATACGATCAGTTGTAACAAATGCGCCTTATATGCAGCCATGAACAAAGAATAA
- the era gene encoding GTPase Era, with amino-acid sequence MQNKKDFRSGYVAVIGEPNVGKSTLINNYMGCKLSIVTHKPQTTRKKIMGILTKEDYQIIFFDTPGIIEPTYELQKYMVKTAYSVIKEADILLMMVEPFKQPAKIHRDVVKKLATFNKPILLVINKVDMVEKDKLLPIIASYNTLMKFSEIIPISAKEGTNLERLLSLIVQYLPEGEPLYPEDSITDYNERFLAAEIIREKVFEFYGEEIPYSSTVEIEEFKEREKGRDYIKAIIYVERKSQKGIIIGEEGKAIKHVGVIARKDIEDQLGREVFLELHVKVMEKWRKDTHKLKRLGYQ; translated from the coding sequence ATGCAAAACAAAAAAGATTTCAGATCAGGATATGTTGCGGTAATAGGGGAGCCAAATGTAGGCAAATCCACCCTCATTAACAATTATATGGGGTGTAAATTATCCATCGTTACTCATAAACCCCAAACGACAAGAAAAAAAATTATGGGTATATTAACGAAGGAAGATTACCAGATTATCTTTTTTGATACGCCGGGCATTATAGAACCAACATACGAACTACAAAAATACATGGTGAAAACCGCTTACAGTGTTATTAAAGAAGCGGATATACTCCTTATGATGGTGGAACCTTTTAAACAACCTGCAAAAATACACAGAGATGTAGTGAAGAAACTCGCCACCTTTAACAAGCCGATACTGCTGGTAATCAATAAAGTGGATATGGTAGAAAAGGATAAACTCCTTCCCATTATCGCTTCATATAATACGTTAATGAAGTTTTCCGAAATTATTCCCATTTCCGCAAAGGAAGGAACTAATCTTGAACGCCTGCTTTCTCTTATTGTGCAGTATTTGCCAGAAGGCGAGCCGCTGTATCCGGAGGATTCTATTACCGATTACAATGAGAGATTCCTTGCCGCCGAAATTATCAGGGAAAAGGTCTTTGAGTTTTATGGAGAAGAAATTCCTTATTCTTCAACGGTGGAAATTGAAGAATTCAAGGAGAGGGAAAAAGGCAGGGACTATATCAAGGCGATTATTTATGTTGAACGGAAATCGCAGAAGGGAATTATTATCGGCGAAGAGGGCAAGGCAATCAAGCACGTGGGCGTCATTGCACGAAAAGATATCGAGGATCAACTGGGAAGGGAAGTATTTCTTGAACTGCACGTTAAGGTCATGGAGAAATGGCGAAAAGATACACATAAGTTAAAAAGGTTGGGTTATCAATAA
- the udp gene encoding uridine phosphorylase codes for MDNVYHLDLNSKNIQGAKIALLPGDPFRSQIIAESISKTYGTGNERLAWKREYCSYLTEVSGQKILITSTGIGGPSASIAVDELAQLGIQTFIRVGTSGAIQEYIDIGDVIITTGAVRLDGASTHYAPIEYPAVANHEIIYSLIEGAKYSRIKYHVGITASSDTFYQGEERSDSFRKYTLRKFQGITKELQSLNVLNYEMEASTVLTLTASMGLKGGCITGVVNKRGMEKITEQCLKTGETHLIKAAIASLKYLTDLSG; via the coding sequence ATGGATAATGTATACCACTTAGACCTGAATAGCAAAAACATACAAGGGGCGAAGATCGCTTTATTGCCAGGCGACCCCTTTCGATCCCAAATTATTGCAGAGAGCATTTCGAAGACATACGGAACCGGCAACGAGAGACTCGCCTGGAAACGCGAGTATTGCTCATATCTTACTGAGGTGAGTGGACAAAAAATCCTCATTACCTCAACGGGAATCGGGGGTCCCTCCGCATCAATCGCCGTAGACGAGTTGGCACAATTGGGGATACAAACTTTTATCAGAGTGGGGACATCAGGTGCAATACAGGAATATATCGATATTGGAGACGTTATTATCACTACCGGAGCGGTTAGGCTTGATGGCGCATCGACGCATTATGCCCCCATTGAATACCCCGCAGTTGCCAACCATGAAATTATTTATTCCCTGATAGAAGGCGCAAAATATTCCCGGATAAAATATCATGTCGGTATCACCGCATCATCGGATACTTTTTATCAGGGCGAAGAAAGAAGCGATTCGTTTAGAAAATATACCTTAAGAAAATTTCAGGGAATAACAAAGGAATTGCAGTCCCTTAATGTACTCAATTACGAAATGGAGGCGTCCACGGTATTAACCCTGACCGCATCCATGGGGTTGAAAGGGGGATGTATTACCGGGGTGGTAAATAAAAGAGGCATGGAGAAGATAACGGAACAATGTCTTAAAACAGGGGAAACTCATTTAATTAAGGCGGCAATCGCATCCCTGAAATATCTGACAGATCTCTCCGGTTAA